Proteins co-encoded in one Candidatus Binatus sp. genomic window:
- a CDS encoding acyl-CoA dehydrogenase family protein: MNQLIDRAIALAPQLREASDEATRLRRLPDSTWNALLDSGLLRGLQPARWGGGEADPAGYFEAIAEIARADGSAGWVSGIIGVHPWQLALFPKEVQQEVWGEDPATMHSSSYAPTGKAEKVKGGFRLNGRWSFSTGCDHCQWVILGAIAGGVEVRGAQVPDSRSFMLPRRDYIIDDNWHVAGLRGTGSKDIVVDNAFVPDYRSQSHWDYTLGRDLPGWELNPAPLYRLPFALIFNYALTASVLGAARGFLELWIDINRNRKGGLGGVVSDDPYVQKLLAEADYAIDAGFLLMRRDLEQLMDAARSGRILSFQQRAAMRVHACRSAQLAARAADQLFEASSGKAIFLDHPQQRRYQDIKAMLGHAYLNVDAPARMYGALSFGQPVLNPML, encoded by the coding sequence ATGAATCAGCTAATCGATCGCGCCATCGCTCTCGCGCCGCAACTCCGCGAGGCCTCCGACGAAGCTACTCGGCTCCGCCGGTTGCCCGATTCCACCTGGAACGCGCTGCTCGATTCGGGCCTGCTGCGCGGCCTCCAGCCTGCCCGCTGGGGCGGCGGCGAGGCGGATCCCGCCGGCTATTTCGAGGCGATTGCCGAAATCGCGCGCGCCGACGGTTCCGCAGGTTGGGTCTCCGGCATCATCGGCGTCCATCCCTGGCAATTGGCGCTCTTCCCCAAAGAGGTGCAGCAGGAAGTCTGGGGCGAAGATCCCGCCACGATGCATTCCTCGTCGTACGCTCCAACCGGCAAGGCTGAAAAAGTCAAAGGCGGCTTCCGCCTGAATGGCCGCTGGTCGTTTTCGACCGGATGCGACCATTGCCAATGGGTGATCCTCGGCGCGATCGCCGGCGGCGTCGAGGTCCGCGGCGCACAAGTGCCCGATTCGCGATCGTTTATGCTCCCGCGCCGCGACTACATCATCGACGATAACTGGCACGTCGCGGGCCTGCGCGGCACCGGCAGCAAGGACATCGTCGTCGACAACGCCTTCGTGCCCGACTACCGGAGCCAGTCGCACTGGGATTACACCCTGGGCCGCGATTTGCCCGGCTGGGAACTCAATCCCGCACCTCTATATCGCCTGCCGTTCGCGCTGATCTTCAACTACGCCCTGACCGCATCGGTGTTAGGCGCCGCGCGCGGCTTTCTGGAGCTGTGGATCGATATCAACCGCAACCGCAAGGGCGGCCTTGGCGGCGTCGTCAGCGACGATCCCTATGTCCAAAAACTGCTCGCAGAAGCTGACTATGCGATCGACGCGGGATTCCTCCTGATGCGCCGCGATCTCGAACAGTTGATGGACGCGGCCCGCAGCGGCCGCATCCTCTCCTTTCAGCAGCGCGCCGCGATGCGTGTTCACGCCTGTCGCTCGGCGCAGTTGGCCGCGCGCGCCGCAGACCAGTTGTTCGAGGCGAGCAGCGGCAAGGCTATCTTCCTCGATCATCCGCAGCAGCGCCGCTACCAGGATATCAAGGCGATGCTCGGACACGCCTATCTGAACGTGGATGCGCCGGCCCGGATGTACGGCGCACTCTCCTTCGGCCAGCCCGTCCTGAACCCGATGCTGTAA